The genome window AGGAAGATAACCGGGGCATGAGAAAGCCGAAAAGGGTGGAGAGATCTATTAAAAGAAGAGGAATAAAAGTCAGGAATAAAACGGCCATCCAGTTCATTCCGATAAATTCAAGCATTCCGGCCAGAACTCCGGTTCTGGCGTGCCCTATCACGCGTCCAAAGAAAAAAATGGCCCACAGGATCACTCCTGCCCGGATAAGGATCTTTCGGGATACGTGCCGGTCTATAAATGGTACTGAGGCGGCCCGCCAAAAAACATAGATATGCATAAATGTGCAGGCTGAAATTAGAATGGTTCCGAACATGGCTCTCCCAGCGAGTAACTTACCTAATCAACCATCAGGTGACCGCCCACCTCTTTATCGAGACCTACCCCGATGGGATTTCTTCCAAGTTATTTACTTATTTATGGACCGCAAGTCTCCAAGATGTGATACCGAGCATAGAGAAACATTTCAAAGTAAAAACATTTTATATTCATTCATCTTTTTATTCTTCTCTTTAGCATCCCCATCAAGCCTGTTCAACTCTGCCCAAAATCCATTGGCGTGATTTTTTATGCGGGTATGAACAAGTTCATGCAAGAGGACATAATCGATCATTTCGCCCGGCAATCTGACCAGCTTCATGTTGAGGCTTATATTATTCCTGGCTGAACAGCTCCCCCATCTGGTCTTTTGGTTTCTTATGAACACTTTGTTATAGTTAAAATCGTGTTTCTCGGACAATTCATTTAATCTGTAAACAAGCTTCTTTTTTGCTTCTGCCCTGTCGATTTCAATAGAATTCTTTATAAAGACGTCATGCGCCTTTTCCACCTGCTTTATTTTATCCAGGTGTTTTCGTATCCAGCCTCTTTTGGATTGAGCAACCTGCCTGGCTTTATCAAATGATACGCCATAAGGAACGGCAATTCTAACACCTTTGAACGGTTTTAACGAAATGTTGATATTCTTTGCCCGCTTACTGCGTTCAAAAAAAATCTGTCCAATACCGTCAATTTCAATATTTTCAGCTTTTGCTTTCAACAATGTTTCTCCACATATTTCATGGCTTCCCTGCTTAATTTGAAATAATCATCCAGGCTCGATTTAACGTCAGGATGCTCCTTGGTATATTTTGCCGGTTCAAGGATTATGCCCCTTTTAATAGTCGCATGTTAGAGTGTATGAGGTTAGGCAAAGAAGTTGATAATACTATGAACGTTCCCATAGTCCTCTCAAGTTTAAAAGTTGAGAACGTCCCAGTAGTCCCCCCTGTTAAAATGGAACCGCAGCCTTATAAAGGGTTGCTTTTCCGTTAATGGTATAATTTTGGACGCCGGCAGGTATAACAACCGACACGCCCTTGTTAAGATCAATGGCGATGTTGTTGTCCATGTCGGTGATAAGCGCCTTCCCATCGGTGCAAAGGATAATTTCAATGCTTCTTTTTACAGGACTCTTATAGGCTATTTCCTTGTTGACGGAAATCACGGAAAGAACAAATTCCTCGGCCGGGCTCGGATAGATCATCTCAAAATCCTTGCATTTTTTTGAAGCTATTATATTGATCCCCTTTTCTTCAAAATCAAGAACACTTAAAAGCTCCCGCACATCCACATGTTTTGGAGTAAGTCCGCCTCTCAGGACATTGTCTGAGTTTGCCATTAATTCAATCCCCACTCCATCAAGATAGGCATGAAGCGCCCCTGGCGGGATAAACATGGCCTGGCCGGGTTTAAGGCAAATCAAATTAAGCAGTATTGGAGAAAAAACCCCTATGTCCGCCTTATATTCATTATAAAGTTTTATC of Anaerolineae bacterium contains these proteins:
- a CDS encoding YgjP-like metallopeptidase domain-containing protein, giving the protein MKAKAENIEIDGIGQIFFERSKRAKNINISLKPFKGVRIAVPYGVSFDKARQVAQSKRGWIRKHLDKIKQVEKAHDVFIKNSIEIDRAEAKKKLVYRLNELSEKHDFNYNKVFIRNQKTRWGSCSARNNISLNMKLVRLPGEMIDYVLLHELVHTRIKNHANGFWAELNRLDGDAKEKNKKMNEYKMFLL